From Ramlibacter tataouinensis, the proteins below share one genomic window:
- a CDS encoding universal stress protein, with protein sequence MFKHILLATDGSTASERAARMAVQLARSQGARLTAVHVVDAIPYLGIGDTNPMGLHAYLSAGREHAAAAHAKVAALCAETQPALPVELRLVENAPTIKGILDTAEREGCDLIVAGTHGRTGLEGLLIGSVASKLVSTAPTPVLIVR encoded by the coding sequence ATGTTCAAGCACATTCTGCTGGCGACCGACGGTTCCACGGCGTCCGAACGCGCGGCCCGGATGGCCGTGCAGCTGGCGCGCTCGCAAGGCGCCAGGCTCACCGCGGTCCATGTGGTGGACGCCATTCCCTATCTCGGCATCGGCGACACCAATCCCATGGGCCTGCACGCTTACCTGTCGGCCGGGCGCGAGCATGCGGCGGCGGCGCACGCCAAGGTGGCGGCCCTGTGCGCCGAAACGCAACCTGCGCTGCCGGTGGAACTGCGGCTGGTGGAGAACGCCCCGACCATCAAGGGCATCCTGGACACCGCCGAGCGCGAAGGCTGCGACCTGATCGTGGCCGGAACGCACGGCCGCACCGGCCTCGAGGGCCTCCTGATCGGCAGTGTCGCGTCCAAGCTGGTGAGCACGGCCCCTACGCCGGTGCTGATCGTGCGTTGA
- a CDS encoding TraR/DksA family transcriptional regulator: MDTYDPSMSARFRDLLVARARELGEILHHEADGAGEDPTREVGDYKDAAGQEAIAAVDAAHAAHAGRELKQIRAALERIADGSYGQCLDCGEPIDLRRLLALPATPFCTACQSAHEHGGERR; the protein is encoded by the coding sequence ATGGACACCTACGACCCCAGCATGTCGGCCCGCTTCCGGGATCTGCTCGTCGCCCGCGCGCGCGAGCTTGGTGAAATCCTCCACCATGAGGCAGACGGCGCCGGCGAGGATCCCACGCGCGAAGTCGGCGACTACAAGGACGCCGCCGGCCAGGAAGCGATCGCGGCCGTGGATGCCGCGCATGCGGCGCACGCCGGACGCGAGCTGAAGCAGATCCGCGCGGCCCTCGAGCGCATCGCCGACGGCAGCTACGGCCAGTGCCTCGATTGCGGCGAGCCCATCGACCTGCGACGGCTGCTGGCCCTGCCTGCGACGCCGTTCTGCACCGCATGCCAATCGGCCCACGAGCACGGCGGCGAAAGGCGCTGA
- a CDS encoding universal stress protein, whose translation MFKNILLATDGSPASEQAALLAVSLARENAARLTVLFVIEPYPYLGVGEASAVGFQAYMSQAYEQAAQAHARVSALCAKAGGPADLQLRRGEDAHAADSIVQAAVEEQADLIVVGSHGRSGISRLMLGSVAAKVVAQSPLPVLVARQAPA comes from the coding sequence GTGTTCAAGAACATTCTGCTGGCCACCGACGGTTCACCCGCATCCGAGCAGGCAGCCCTGCTGGCAGTTTCGCTGGCTCGGGAGAACGCGGCGCGGCTGACGGTGCTGTTCGTGATCGAACCCTATCCCTACCTGGGGGTGGGCGAAGCCAGCGCCGTCGGCTTCCAGGCCTACATGAGCCAGGCCTACGAGCAGGCGGCCCAGGCTCATGCGCGCGTCAGCGCGCTGTGCGCGAAGGCCGGGGGCCCCGCGGACCTGCAGCTGCGCCGTGGCGAGGACGCCCACGCCGCCGACAGCATCGTGCAGGCAGCCGTGGAAGAGCAGGCCGACCTGATCGTGGTGGGCTCGCATGGCCGCAGCGGCATCTCGCGCCTGATGCTGGGCAGTGTCGCGGCGAAGGTGGTCGCCCAATCGCCCCTGCCGGTGCTGGTCGCACGCCAGGCTCCGGCATGA
- a CDS encoding thymidine phosphorylase family protein yields the protein MIEAGTVPPPNTLRLKRMGIDSYQEPVLYTRRDCHVCLSEGFEAQSRVEISLEGRRIVATLNVVDGPLLDESEADLSEAAWRLLRAQPGDTATLRHPPPLESLGHVRAKVYGRRLTPAAFDAVIADVAAGRYSDLQLAAFVTACAGERLDLEETVALTRAMVNAGERMRWSDGLVMDKHSVGGLPGNRTTMLIVPIVAACGLRMPKTSSRAITSPAGTADTMETLAPVELDVPQIRKVVDAAGGCIVWGGAVRLSPADDVLIRVERPLDLDSQGQLVASVLSKKAAAGATHVLIDMPVGPTAKVRSAPAAEVLARQLSLVGEALGMRVRVAHTDGSAPVGRGIGPALEARDVLAVLRHESNAPGDLTQRAVHLAGELLEFGQAAREGQGAALASAVLADGRAWRKFQQICEAQGGMREPPRAPHTLPVAAARSGSVISIDNRRLARVAKLAGAPKSPCAGIDLLVQHGDFVERGQPLFVLHAASPGALAYAAEYARSQPDTIHVVEDA from the coding sequence ATGATCGAAGCCGGGACGGTTCCTCCCCCCAACACCCTGCGCCTCAAGCGCATGGGCATCGACAGTTACCAGGAGCCCGTGCTGTACACGCGGCGCGACTGCCATGTGTGCCTGTCGGAAGGCTTCGAGGCGCAGTCCCGCGTGGAGATCTCGCTGGAGGGGCGGCGCATCGTCGCCACGCTCAACGTCGTCGATGGCCCGCTCCTGGACGAGTCCGAAGCCGACCTGTCCGAAGCGGCCTGGCGGCTACTGCGCGCGCAGCCCGGCGACACCGCGACGCTGCGCCACCCGCCGCCGCTGGAGTCGCTCGGCCATGTGCGCGCCAAGGTGTATGGCCGCCGCCTCACGCCGGCCGCCTTCGACGCCGTGATCGCCGACGTCGCGGCCGGGCGCTACTCCGACCTGCAGCTGGCCGCGTTCGTCACGGCCTGCGCGGGCGAGCGTCTGGACCTGGAGGAGACCGTCGCGCTCACGCGCGCCATGGTGAACGCGGGCGAGCGCATGCGCTGGAGCGACGGGCTCGTGATGGACAAGCACAGCGTCGGCGGCCTGCCCGGCAACCGCACGACCATGCTGATCGTGCCCATCGTCGCGGCCTGCGGCCTGCGCATGCCCAAGACGTCTTCGCGGGCCATCACCTCCCCGGCCGGCACCGCCGACACCATGGAGACGCTGGCGCCGGTGGAACTGGACGTGCCTCAGATCCGCAAGGTGGTCGACGCGGCCGGCGGCTGCATCGTCTGGGGCGGTGCCGTGCGCCTGAGCCCGGCGGACGACGTGCTGATTCGCGTGGAGCGCCCGCTGGACCTGGACAGCCAGGGCCAGCTGGTGGCCTCGGTGCTGTCGAAAAAGGCCGCCGCCGGCGCGACGCACGTGCTGATCGACATGCCAGTCGGGCCCACCGCGAAGGTGCGCAGCGCGCCGGCCGCGGAAGTCCTGGCCAGACAACTCTCGCTGGTCGGCGAAGCGCTGGGCATGCGCGTGCGGGTCGCACACACCGACGGCAGCGCCCCGGTCGGGCGTGGCATCGGCCCGGCCCTGGAAGCGCGCGATGTGCTGGCCGTTCTGCGGCACGAATCCAATGCGCCCGGCGACCTCACGCAGCGCGCGGTGCACCTGGCCGGCGAGCTGCTCGAATTCGGCCAGGCCGCCAGGGAAGGCCAAGGCGCCGCGCTGGCCTCCGCCGTGCTCGCGGACGGCCGCGCCTGGCGCAAGTTCCAGCAGATTTGCGAAGCGCAGGGCGGCATGCGCGAGCCCCCCCGTGCGCCGCACACGCTGCCGGTGGCCGCGGCGCGCAGCGGCTCGGTCATCTCGATCGACAACCGCCGGCTGGCGCGCGTGGCCAAGCTCGCGGGCGCGCCCAAGAGTCCCTGTGCCGGCATCGACCTGCTGGTGCAGCACGGGGACTTCGTGGAGCGCGGCCAACCGCTGTTCGTCTTGCATGCCGCCTCGCCCGGCGCGCTCGCCTATGCGGCCGAGTACGCGCGATCGCAGCCCGACACGATCCACGTCGTGGAGGACGCCTGA